In one window of Bradyrhizobium sp. AZCC 1721 DNA:
- a CDS encoding EamA family transporter, producing the protein MLSVATLWIPFTIIAALGQVARNAMQRSLTGPLGTWGATNIRFLFGFPFSLVFFTLVVAFTGDSVPWPTAVFWPWLLLGALSQIVATGLMLLAMNDRSFVVTTAYLKTEAIQAAIFGFIFLGDHLTLLKVVAIVIATVGVVITALRPGGEKGFAELKPTIIGLVAAGCFALSAVGFRGAVIVVPGVSFVTAASYTLVFSLFVQTLVLTVYLLARAPDVLKAILGLWRPSMLAGFMGAFASQFWFLALALTAAANVRTLALVEVLFAQAVSYYSFKQPMSARELSGIVLIVVGVALLVAV; encoded by the coding sequence ATGCTCTCCGTCGCCACGCTCTGGATTCCCTTCACCATCATCGCTGCGCTGGGCCAGGTCGCGCGCAATGCGATGCAGCGGTCGTTGACGGGACCGCTCGGGACCTGGGGCGCGACTAATATCCGTTTCCTGTTCGGCTTTCCGTTCTCACTGGTCTTCTTTACCTTGGTGGTTGCTTTCACTGGCGACAGCGTGCCGTGGCCGACGGCTGTGTTCTGGCCGTGGCTATTGCTCGGCGCGCTCAGCCAGATCGTCGCCACCGGCCTGATGCTGCTCGCGATGAACGATCGCTCCTTTGTCGTGACGACGGCCTACCTCAAGACGGAGGCAATCCAGGCCGCGATCTTCGGCTTCATCTTCCTCGGCGATCATCTGACGCTGCTGAAAGTGGTCGCGATCGTGATCGCGACCGTCGGCGTGGTCATTACCGCGCTGCGGCCGGGCGGCGAAAAGGGCTTTGCGGAGTTGAAGCCGACCATCATCGGCTTGGTTGCAGCGGGCTGCTTTGCGCTGTCGGCCGTCGGCTTTCGCGGCGCCGTGATTGTGGTGCCCGGCGTCTCCTTCGTCACTGCAGCGTCTTATACGCTGGTGTTCAGCCTGTTTGTGCAGACGCTGGTGTTGACGGTCTATCTGCTCGCCCGCGCGCCTGATGTGCTCAAGGCGATCCTCGGACTGTGGCGGCCCTCAATGCTCGCGGGCTTCATGGGCGCATTCGCCTCGCAATTCTGGTTTCTGGCGCTTGCGCTGACGGCGGCGGCCAATGTGCGCACGCTGGCGCTGGTCGAGGTGCTGTTCGCGCAGGCCGTGTCGTATTATTCGTTCAAGCAGCCGATGTCGGCGCGCGAACTGTCGGGAATCGTGTTGATCGTGGTGGGCGTCGCGCTGCTGGTGGCGGTGTGA
- a CDS encoding methyltransferase domain-containing protein — protein MASNPASAPILFDRALLRARLDRARRGGPATFLLDRIREDFEERLQAVTRSFADVADIWTPGELLQKPLADRFSSITRIDVDQSETLHLPPQSLDLAVSALAFQFVNDLPGVLAQIRRALKPDGLLLAAMIGGDTLTELRQSFAAAEAECEGGVSPRVAPFADLRDIGSLLQRAGLALPVTDVDRVVVRYDSAFALMVDLRRMGATNFLIERRRTPTRRTTMLRMAQIYGERFADPDGRIRATFDVIWLSGWAPHESQQKPLKPGSAKASLEAAVKKTAPK, from the coding sequence ATGGCTTCGAACCCGGCCAGCGCGCCCATCCTGTTCGACCGTGCGCTCTTGCGCGCGCGGCTTGACCGCGCGCGGCGCGGCGGGCCGGCGACATTCCTGCTCGATCGTATCAGGGAAGATTTCGAAGAGCGGCTGCAGGCGGTGACGCGAAGTTTTGCCGATGTGGCCGATATCTGGACGCCGGGCGAGCTCTTGCAAAAACCATTGGCCGATCGCTTCTCATCCATCACCCGCATCGATGTCGATCAATCCGAAACCCTGCACTTGCCCCCGCAATCGCTCGATCTCGCTGTTTCTGCGCTGGCGTTTCAGTTCGTCAACGATCTGCCCGGCGTGCTGGCGCAGATCCGCCGCGCGTTGAAGCCGGATGGGCTGTTGCTGGCGGCGATGATCGGGGGCGATACGCTGACGGAGCTCCGGCAGAGCTTTGCCGCGGCGGAAGCCGAATGCGAGGGCGGGGTATCGCCGCGCGTCGCGCCGTTTGCGGATTTGCGCGACATCGGCAGCCTGCTGCAGCGCGCAGGGCTCGCGCTGCCGGTCACCGACGTCGATCGCGTCGTGGTGCGCTACGACAGCGCGTTCGCGCTGATGGTTGATCTCAGGCGGATGGGTGCGACCAATTTTTTGATCGAACGGCGACGGACGCCGACCCGGCGCACCACCATGTTGCGGATGGCGCAGATTTACGGCGAGCGCTTCGCCGATCCTGACGGCCGCATCCGCGCGACCTTCGACGTGATCTGGCTGTCCGGCTGGGCGCCGCATGAGAGCCAGCAGAAGCCGTTGAAGCCCGGCTCGGCGAAAGCAAGCCTGGAAGCGGCGGTGAAGAAAACTGCTCCCAAATAG
- the ubiG gene encoding bifunctional 2-polyprenyl-6-hydroxyphenol methylase/3-demethylubiquinol 3-O-methyltransferase UbiG — MAMQQNASAATGSTVDPAEVAKFSKLSEEWWDPKGKMAPLHKINPLRLAYIRDAACRKFERNARSLSCLSGLRILDIGCGAGLLCEPLTRLGAQVIGIDPSATNIAAAKLHADKGHLSIDYRCTTVEQMDHRERFDVVLAMEVIEHVTDVGAFLARCAAMVKPGGMMVVSTLNRNWKSFALAIVGAEYVLRWLPRGTHQWDKFVTPDELARHLASNRLTITEQAGVVYNPLADRWSISSDMDVNYMVVAEGV; from the coding sequence ATGGCCATGCAGCAAAACGCTTCCGCCGCCACAGGCTCCACCGTCGACCCGGCAGAGGTCGCGAAATTTTCGAAATTGTCGGAGGAGTGGTGGGACCCCAAGGGCAAGATGGCCCCGCTGCACAAGATCAACCCGCTGCGGCTCGCCTATATCCGCGACGCCGCCTGCCGCAAGTTTGAGCGTAACGCCAGGAGCCTGAGTTGCCTCTCGGGCCTGCGTATCCTCGATATCGGTTGCGGCGCTGGCCTGTTATGCGAGCCTTTGACGCGGCTGGGCGCGCAGGTGATCGGGATCGATCCGTCCGCGACCAATATTGCGGCTGCCAAGCTGCACGCCGACAAGGGGCATCTGTCGATCGATTATCGCTGCACCACCGTCGAGCAGATGGACCACCGCGAGCGGTTCGACGTCGTGCTGGCGATGGAAGTGATCGAGCATGTCACCGATGTCGGCGCGTTCCTCGCCCGCTGCGCGGCGATGGTCAAGCCGGGCGGGATGATGGTGGTCTCGACGCTGAACCGCAACTGGAAGAGCTTTGCGCTCGCGATCGTCGGCGCCGAATATGTGCTGCGCTGGCTGCCGCGCGGCACCCATCAATGGGACAAGTTCGTCACGCCGGACGAACTCGCCCGGCATCTCGCCAGCAACCGCCTCACCATCACCGAGCAGGCCGGCGTGGTCTACAACCCGCTCGCCGACCGATGGAGCATCTCGTCCGACATGGACGTGAACTACATGGTGGTGGCGGAAGGGGTGTGA
- a CDS encoding aspartate kinase yields MGRLVMKFGGTSVANIDRIRNVARHVKREVDAGHDVAVVVSAMAGKTNELVEWCRDASPLHDAREYDAVVASGEQVTAGLLAIVLQGMGIQARSWQGWQIAIKTSDAHASARILEIDGSEITARFKDRQEVAVIAGFQGINPQTNRITTLGRGGSDTSAVAIAAAIRADRCDIYTDVDGVYTTDPRVVPKARRLDKIAFEDMLELASLGAKVLQVRSVELGMVHNIPVFVRSSFDKPEDIDPHGTPPGTLICSEEEIMMESHVVTGIAFSKDEAQISLRQIEDKPGVAAAIFGPLAEANINVDMIVQNVSEDGKTTDLTFTVPASDYNRARDTITSSKGKIGYARLDSATDVSKVSVIGSGMRSHAGVAAKAFKALSERNINIRAITTSEIKFSVLIDAAYTELAVRTLHTLYGLDQT; encoded by the coding sequence ATGGGCCGCCTCGTGATGAAATTCGGCGGCACGTCCGTCGCCAACATCGACCGAATCCGCAACGTCGCGCGTCACGTCAAGCGCGAAGTCGACGCCGGGCACGACGTCGCCGTCGTCGTGTCGGCCATGGCCGGCAAGACCAACGAGTTGGTGGAGTGGTGCCGCGACGCCTCGCCGCTGCATGATGCGCGCGAATATGACGCCGTGGTGGCATCCGGCGAACAGGTGACCGCCGGCCTGCTTGCGATCGTGCTGCAGGGCATGGGCATCCAGGCCCGCTCCTGGCAGGGCTGGCAGATCGCAATCAAGACCTCCGACGCTCACGCCTCGGCGCGGATTCTCGAGATCGACGGCAGCGAGATCACCGCTCGCTTCAAGGATCGCCAGGAAGTCGCCGTCATTGCCGGTTTCCAGGGCATCAACCCGCAGACCAACCGGATCACCACGCTCGGGCGCGGCGGTTCGGATACCTCGGCGGTGGCGATCGCCGCCGCCATCCGGGCCGACCGCTGCGACATCTATACCGACGTCGACGGCGTCTACACCACCGATCCGCGGGTGGTTCCCAAGGCGCGCCGGCTCGACAAGATCGCCTTCGAGGACATGTTGGAACTGGCCTCGCTGGGCGCCAAGGTTCTGCAGGTGCGCTCGGTGGAACTCGGCATGGTGCACAACATACCTGTGTTCGTTCGTTCCAGTTTCGACAAGCCCGAGGATATCGACCCGCACGGCACACCGCCGGGCACGCTGATCTGCAGCGAGGAGGAAATCATGATGGAAAGCCACGTCGTCACCGGCATCGCCTTCTCCAAGGACGAAGCCCAGATTTCGCTCCGCCAGATCGAGGATAAGCCGGGCGTTGCCGCCGCGATCTTCGGCCCGCTGGCCGAGGCCAATATCAATGTCGACATGATCGTGCAGAACGTCTCCGAAGACGGCAAGACCACCGATCTCACCTTCACCGTTCCCGCCTCCGACTATAACCGCGCCCGCGACACCATCACCTCGTCGAAAGGCAAGATCGGCTATGCCCGGCTCGACAGCGCCACCGACGTGTCGAAGGTCTCGGTGATCGGCAGCGGCATGCGCAGCCATGCCGGCGTCGCGGCGAAGGCGTTCAAGGCATTGTCCGAGCGCAACATCAATATCCGCGCCATCACCACCTCGGAGATCAAGTTTTCGGTGCTGATCGACGCCGCCTATACCGAACTAGCGGTGCGCACGCTGCACACGCTCTACGGGCTCGATCAGACTTAG
- the prfA gene encoding peptide chain release factor 1, translated as MLPEAKLDILLAHHASLEAELLGQVNSEKYVQITRELAELNPLIDAVKAYRTARAEIAGAESLLADAGTDPEIRSMAEAELETLQARVADLEQRIRVALLPKDAMDDRNVMLEIRAGTGGDEASLFAGDLFRMYERFAALQGWKVEVISASEGTVGGYKEIIAEVQGRGAFAKLKFESGVHRVQRVPDTETQGRIHTSAATVAVLPEVEDVDVDIKNEDLRIETMRAQGAGGQHVNKTESAIRITHIPTGIVVMMQDSRSQHKNRASAMNILRSRIYDAERQRADAARSADRKEKVGSGDRSERIRTYNFPQGRVTDHRINLTLYKLPQVISGEALGELIDALTTEHQAAQLAAQGAAA; from the coding sequence ATGTTGCCCGAAGCCAAACTCGATATCCTGCTCGCCCATCATGCCTCGCTCGAGGCCGAGTTGCTGGGCCAGGTGAATTCGGAAAAATACGTCCAGATCACGCGCGAGCTCGCCGAGCTCAATCCGCTGATCGATGCGGTCAAGGCGTATCGGACGGCGCGGGCCGAGATTGCGGGCGCCGAATCGCTCTTGGCTGATGCCGGTACCGATCCCGAAATCCGCAGCATGGCCGAAGCCGAGCTCGAAACGCTGCAGGCGCGCGTTGCTGACCTCGAGCAGAGGATTCGCGTGGCGCTGCTGCCCAAGGACGCCATGGACGACCGCAACGTGATGCTGGAAATCCGCGCCGGCACCGGCGGCGACGAGGCCTCGTTGTTCGCCGGCGACCTGTTCCGCATGTATGAGCGGTTTGCCGCCTTGCAGGGCTGGAAGGTCGAGGTGATCTCGGCCTCGGAAGGTACCGTGGGCGGCTACAAGGAAATCATCGCCGAGGTGCAGGGCCGCGGCGCGTTCGCCAAGCTGAAATTCGAATCCGGCGTGCACCGCGTGCAGCGCGTGCCCGACACGGAAACACAGGGGCGGATTCACACCTCGGCCGCAACGGTGGCGGTACTGCCCGAGGTCGAAGATGTCGATGTCGACATCAAGAATGAAGATCTGCGGATCGAAACCATGCGCGCGCAAGGCGCCGGCGGCCAGCACGTCAACAAGACTGAATCCGCGATCCGTATCACGCACATTCCGACCGGCATCGTGGTGATGATGCAGGACAGCCGCTCGCAGCACAAAAACCGCGCTTCCGCGATGAACATCCTGCGCTCGCGCATCTACGACGCCGAGCGCCAGCGCGCCGATGCCGCGCGCTCCGCAGACCGCAAGGAGAAGGTCGGCTCCGGCGACCGAAGCGAGCGCATCCGCACCTATAATTTCCCGCAGGGCCGCGTCACCGATCACCGCATCAACCTGACGCTCTACAAATTGCCGCAGGTGATTTCGGGCGAAGCGCTGGGCGAACTGATCGACGCGTTGACGACCGAGCACCAGGCCGCCCAGCTCGCCGCACAGGGCGCGGCGGCGTGA
- a CDS encoding DUF1178 family protein → MIRYNLRCEKGHAFESWFQSSAAYETQEKRRLVSCPNCGSVKVERAIMAPQIVSKKGREQAAPAPTAPAEATGSESTPLLMAQERELRAKLKELRDHIVKNADNVGERFPNEARKMHYGDIEHRPIYGEATPDEARALIDEGVEVSPLPVLPEDRN, encoded by the coding sequence ATGATCCGCTACAACCTTCGCTGCGAGAAGGGCCATGCTTTCGAAAGCTGGTTTCAAAGCTCCGCGGCTTACGAGACCCAGGAAAAGCGCAGACTGGTGAGCTGCCCGAATTGCGGCTCGGTCAAGGTCGAACGCGCCATCATGGCTCCACAGATCGTCAGCAAGAAGGGCCGCGAGCAAGCCGCGCCCGCGCCGACCGCGCCTGCGGAAGCAACCGGATCAGAATCGACGCCGCTGTTGATGGCGCAGGAGCGCGAGCTGCGCGCCAAGCTGAAGGAATTGCGCGATCACATCGTCAAGAATGCCGACAATGTCGGCGAGCGCTTCCCCAACGAAGCGCGCAAGATGCATTACGGCGATATCGAGCACCGCCCGATCTACGGCGAGGCCACGCCGGATGAGGCGCGCGCGCTGATCGACGAAGGCGTCGAGGTCTCCCCGCTGCCGGTGCTGCCGGAAGATAGGAATTGA
- the ptsP gene encoding phosphoenolpyruvate--protein phosphotransferase, producing the protein MRSTSGGPRVLLRRLRETMAEKVSAQERLDKIVVLIAANMVAEVCSCYVLRIDNTLELYATEGLNRDAVHRTVLNAHEGLVGLVASEASPLNLSDAQSHPAFSFRPETGEEIYHSFLGVPILRAGNTLGVLVVQNRAKRTYVEEEVEALQTTAMVLAEMIASGELAALAQPGAEPAARHSLHKTGAILSDGIALGHVVLHEPRVVITNYIAEDLPKEIKRLDAALTKLRADLDRMLERGDVADGGEHREVLEAYRMFANDHGWSHKLHEAVATGLTAEAAVERVQSDTRARMLRSTDPYLRDRLHDLEDLGHRLMRQLVGQDHAPSREQLPENAILIARAMGPAALLDYDRKRLRGLVLEEGTANSHVSIVARALGIPAVGEVPNAPGIADPGDPIIVDGTSGSIYVRPSAEIESAYAERVRFRARRQAQYAALRDKPCVTKDGQPVELMINAGLVIDLPHIDDTGSAGIGLFRTELQFMVGQSLPRASDQLALYRTVLDAAGSKPVTFRTLDIGGDKALPYMETVIEENPALGWRAIRLGLDRPGLLRGQIRALLRAGGGRALKIMFPMISDVAEFDQAKAIVERELTYLRQHGHALPERIDVGTMVEVPALLYQLDELLKKVDFVSVGSNDLFQFLFAVDRGNAKVSERFDTMSVPILRALRDIVRKAQAAKKMASLCGEMASKPLGALALIALGYRSLSLSATAHGPVKAMILDLDAKKAEAVLMPLLDAPAGSVSIRQKLTEFAEAEGLSL; encoded by the coding sequence ATGCGGAGCACGTCGGGAGGTCCCCGCGTCTTGTTGAGACGGCTCCGCGAGACCATGGCGGAGAAGGTCTCGGCGCAGGAACGCCTGGACAAGATCGTGGTGTTGATCGCGGCCAACATGGTGGCCGAGGTCTGCTCCTGCTACGTGCTGCGCATCGATAACACGCTCGAGCTTTACGCCACCGAGGGTCTGAACCGCGACGCGGTGCACCGCACCGTGCTGAACGCGCATGAGGGTCTCGTCGGCCTCGTCGCCAGCGAGGCCAGCCCGCTCAACCTCTCGGACGCGCAGAGCCATCCGGCGTTCTCGTTCCGCCCGGAAACCGGCGAAGAAATCTACCATTCGTTCCTCGGCGTCCCGATCCTGCGCGCCGGCAACACCCTCGGCGTGCTGGTGGTGCAGAACCGCGCCAAGCGCACCTATGTCGAGGAAGAGGTCGAGGCGCTGCAGACCACCGCCATGGTGTTGGCGGAGATGATCGCCTCTGGCGAACTGGCAGCGCTGGCGCAGCCCGGCGCGGAACCGGCGGCGCGGCATTCCCTGCACAAGACCGGCGCGATCCTCTCCGACGGCATCGCGCTCGGCCATGTCGTGCTGCACGAGCCGCGCGTCGTCATCACCAACTACATCGCCGAAGACCTGCCGAAGGAAATCAAACGACTTGACGCGGCACTGACCAAGCTGCGCGCCGACCTCGACCGCATGCTGGAGCGCGGCGACGTCGCCGACGGCGGCGAGCACCGCGAGGTGCTGGAAGCCTACCGGATGTTTGCCAACGACCACGGCTGGTCGCACAAGCTGCATGAGGCGGTCGCCACCGGCCTCACCGCGGAAGCCGCGGTCGAGCGCGTGCAGTCCGATACTCGTGCGCGCATGTTGCGCTCGACCGATCCTTATCTGCGCGACCGCCTGCACGACCTGGAAGATCTCGGCCATCGCCTGATGCGGCAACTGGTCGGCCAGGATCACGCGCCCTCGCGCGAGCAGCTTCCCGAAAACGCCATTCTGATCGCGCGCGCGATGGGACCGGCGGCGCTGCTCGACTACGATCGCAAGCGGCTGCGCGGCCTGGTGCTGGAGGAAGGCACCGCGAATTCCCACGTCTCGATCGTGGCGCGCGCGCTCGGAATCCCTGCGGTCGGCGAAGTCCCGAACGCGCCCGGCATTGCCGACCCCGGCGATCCCATCATCGTCGACGGCACCTCGGGCTCGATCTATGTCCGCCCCTCGGCCGAGATCGAATCGGCCTATGCCGAGCGGGTGCGGTTTCGCGCGCGGCGGCAGGCGCAGTACGCCGCGCTGCGCGACAAACCCTGTGTGACCAAGGACGGCCAGCCGGTCGAACTGATGATCAACGCGGGCCTCGTCATCGACCTGCCGCATATCGACGACACCGGCAGCGCCGGCATCGGGCTGTTCCGCACCGAGCTGCAGTTCATGGTCGGCCAGAGCCTGCCGCGCGCTTCCGACCAGCTCGCGCTCTATCGCACCGTGCTGGACGCCGCCGGTTCCAAGCCGGTCACGTTCCGCACCCTCGACATTGGCGGCGACAAGGCGCTGCCCTATATGGAGACCGTGATCGAGGAAAACCCGGCGCTCGGCTGGCGTGCGATCCGGCTCGGGCTCGACCGTCCCGGACTATTGCGCGGCCAGATTCGCGCGCTGCTGCGGGCCGGCGGCGGCCGGGCGCTGAAGATCATGTTTCCGATGATTTCGGATGTCGCCGAATTCGACCAGGCCAAGGCCATTGTCGAGCGCGAACTGACATACCTGCGCCAGCACGGCCACGCGCTGCCGGAACGTATCGACGTCGGCACCATGGTGGAAGTGCCGGCGCTGCTCTATCAACTCGACGAACTCTTGAAGAAGGTCGATTTCGTTTCGGTCGGTTCGAACGACCTGTTCCAGTTCTTGTTTGCGGTCGACCGCGGCAACGCAAAAGTTTCCGAACGGTTCGACACCATGTCGGTGCCGATCCTGCGCGCGCTGCGCGATATCGTGCGGAAAGCGCAAGCTGCGAAGAAGATGGCCTCGCTATGCGGCGAGATGGCCTCAAAGCCGCTCGGCGCGCTGGCGCTGATCGCGCTCGGCTACCGCTCGCTGTCGCTGTCGGCCACCGCGCACGGCCCGGTCAAGGCGATGATCCTCGACCTCGACGCCAAAAAGGCGGAAGCTGTCCTGATGCCGCTGCTCGACGCGCCAGCCGGCAGCGTCTCGATCCGGCAGAAGCTGACGGAATTCGCGGAAGCCGAGGGGCTGTCGTTGTAG
- a CDS encoding ComF family protein — protein MDAEASPSRSISSQLRGALGACRDAFAHLPRLALDIALPTQCVSCREPVHGEGVCAACWAKLSFIAPPFCPRLGIPFVYDPGPELLSMEAIANPPAYQRARAAVRYDDVARTLVHALKYQDRTDLAPAMGRWMARAGKELLDEADVLVPVPLHWRRGWSRRYNQSGALARVISRQTGVKLASEALRRIRATEQQIGLSRPQRASNVQGAFKVAADRAADVQGRRVILIDDVLTSGATTDACARALLRAKAAQVDVLVFARVVDSHRAPI, from the coding sequence ATGGACGCCGAGGCATCACCATCACGCTCCATTTCCAGCCAGCTTCGCGGCGCGCTCGGCGCCTGCCGCGACGCATTCGCGCATCTGCCGCGGCTCGCGCTCGACATCGCACTGCCGACGCAGTGCGTTTCCTGCCGCGAACCGGTTCATGGCGAGGGCGTTTGCGCGGCATGCTGGGCGAAACTGTCGTTCATCGCACCACCGTTCTGTCCGCGACTCGGCATCCCCTTCGTCTATGATCCCGGCCCCGAACTGCTGTCGATGGAGGCGATCGCCAATCCGCCGGCCTACCAGCGCGCCCGCGCCGCGGTGCGCTATGACGACGTCGCGCGAACCCTGGTTCATGCGCTGAAGTACCAGGATCGCACCGATCTGGCGCCCGCGATGGGCCGCTGGATGGCCCGTGCGGGCAAGGAATTGCTTGATGAGGCCGACGTGCTGGTCCCAGTTCCCCTGCACTGGCGGCGCGGTTGGAGCCGCCGCTACAACCAATCCGGCGCGCTGGCGCGGGTGATTTCACGTCAAACCGGCGTCAAACTGGCCTCTGAGGCGCTTCGCCGCATTCGCGCGACCGAGCAGCAGATCGGGCTGTCCCGACCGCAGCGCGCCAGCAATGTGCAGGGCGCCTTCAAGGTCGCCGCCGACCGCGCGGCCGACGTCCAGGGCCGCCGCGTCATCCTGATCGACGACGTGCTGACGTCAGGCGCCACGACCGACGCTTGCGCTCGGGCGCTACTGCGCGCCAAGGCCGCGCAGGTCGACGTGCTGGTATTCGCGCGGGTTGTGGACAGCCACCGGGCTCCCATATAA
- a CDS encoding PH domain-containing protein produces MGRYIDDILQPGERVLYSTNAHWIFFLPAIIGWIMAGLFLVISGMVPAGSSVLICLSLAAISAIAALYKTATAWFHRWTTETDVTNFRVVHKTGFVQRQTFEMSVDKVESVDVNQSILGRILNYGDVTVSGVGEGGKTLDTIASPLAFRNAITARPAGT; encoded by the coding sequence ATGGGGCGTTATATCGATGATATCCTGCAGCCCGGCGAGAGGGTGCTGTATTCGACCAATGCGCACTGGATCTTCTTTTTGCCGGCGATCATCGGCTGGATTATGGCGGGCCTATTCCTGGTGATCTCGGGTATGGTGCCAGCGGGCTCATCCGTACTGATCTGTCTGTCGCTGGCGGCGATATCAGCCATCGCTGCGTTGTACAAAACGGCCACCGCCTGGTTCCATCGATGGACCACCGAGACCGACGTCACCAATTTCCGTGTCGTCCACAAGACCGGCTTTGTTCAGCGGCAGACGTTCGAGATGAGTGTGGACAAGGTCGAGAGCGTCGACGTCAACCAGAGCATCCTCGGCCGCATCCTCAACTACGGCGACGTAACGGTCTCGGGGGTCGGCGAGGGTGGCAAGACCCTCGACACCATTGCTTCGCCACTGGCGTTTCGCAATGCCATCACGGCACGACCGGCCGGTACGTAA
- a CDS encoding carbon-nitrogen hydrolase family protein produces the protein MSAGSTFTAAMVQMRTGLLPEPSLEQGINLIREAAAQGADYVLTPEVSNMMQLNRKALFEHLASEADDPSLKAYRALAAELKIYLHIGSLALRFSPERAVNRSFLIGPDGNLLASYDKIHMFDIDLPGGESYRESANYQPGETAVISDLPWGRIGLTICYDVRFPALYRALAEAGASFLTVPSAFTRKTGEAHWHTLLRARAIETGCFVFAAAQGGMHENKRETYGHSLIIDPWGEILAEGGVEPGVFLAKIDTSRVETARRAVPSLQHGRRFGIADPKAGPEHLHLVRGSA, from the coding sequence ATGAGCGCCGGTTCCACCTTCACCGCTGCCATGGTGCAGATGCGCACCGGGCTGCTGCCCGAACCGAGCCTCGAACAGGGCATCAACCTGATCCGCGAGGCCGCAGCGCAAGGCGCCGACTACGTGCTCACGCCCGAGGTGAGCAACATGATGCAACTGAACCGCAAGGCGCTGTTCGAGCATCTTGCATCGGAAGCAGACGACCCCTCGCTGAAAGCCTATCGCGCGCTGGCCGCGGAGCTGAAGATTTATCTTCACATCGGCTCGCTGGCGCTGCGCTTCTCGCCCGAGCGCGCCGTCAACCGCTCGTTTCTGATCGGGCCCGACGGTAATTTGCTCGCCAGCTACGACAAGATCCACATGTTCGATATCGACCTGCCCGGCGGCGAGAGCTATCGCGAATCCGCCAACTACCAGCCGGGCGAAACTGCCGTGATTTCCGATCTGCCGTGGGGGCGGATCGGGCTGACGATCTGCTACGACGTGCGGTTTCCGGCGCTCTATCGCGCGCTGGCCGAGGCCGGCGCGTCGTTCCTCACCGTGCCCTCGGCCTTCACCAGGAAAACCGGCGAGGCACATTGGCACACGCTATTGCGCGCCCGCGCCATCGAGACCGGCTGCTTCGTGTTCGCCGCGGCGCAGGGCGGCATGCATGAGAACAAGCGCGAGACCTACGGGCATTCACTGATCATCGACCCCTGGGGCGAGATCCTCGCCGAGGGCGGCGTCGAGCCCGGCGTGTTCCTCGCCAAGATCGACACATCCAGGGTCGAGACGGCTCGGAGAGCCGTGCCGTCGCTGCAGCATGGCAGGCGCTTCGGCATTGCCGATCCCAAGGCGGGCCCCGAGCATCTGCACCTGGTCCGGGGCTCGGCATGA
- the grxC gene encoding glutaredoxin 3 produces the protein MTAIEIYTRPGCGYCTAAKSLLTRKSAAFTELNVATDPGYREQMYDRAGHGSTFPQIFIGKTHVGGCDELYALDRAGKLDALLAGEKAPS, from the coding sequence ATGACTGCCATTGAAATCTATACCCGCCCCGGCTGCGGCTACTGCACCGCAGCCAAATCGCTGCTGACGCGCAAGAGCGCCGCGTTCACCGAACTGAACGTGGCCACCGACCCGGGCTATCGCGAGCAGATGTACGACCGCGCGGGCCACGGTTCGACCTTCCCTCAGATCTTCATCGGCAAAACCCATGTCGGCGGCTGTGACGAGCTTTATGCACTGGACCGCGCGGGCAAGCTCGACGCTTTGCTGGCGGGAGAAAAGGCCCCCTCATGA
- a CDS encoding (deoxy)nucleoside triphosphate pyrophosphohydrolase, which produces MADIKLTLVVACALVDADKRVLIAQRPEGKALAGLWEFPGGKVEPGERPEQTLIRELHEELGIDVSEPCLAPLTFASHAYDSFHLLMPLYICRRWEGMVIAREGQQLAWVRANKLRDYPMPPADIPLIPHLIDLLM; this is translated from the coding sequence ATGGCTGACATCAAGCTTACTCTCGTGGTCGCCTGCGCCCTCGTCGATGCCGACAAGCGCGTGCTGATCGCGCAGCGCCCGGAAGGAAAGGCGCTCGCGGGCTTGTGGGAATTTCCCGGCGGCAAGGTCGAGCCCGGCGAGCGGCCGGAGCAGACCTTGATCCGCGAACTGCATGAGGAACTCGGCATCGACGTCAGCGAGCCATGTCTGGCGCCGCTGACGTTTGCGAGCCACGCCTATGACAGCTTTCATCTGCTGATGCCGCTCTACATCTGCCGGCGCTGGGAAGGCATGGTGATAGCGCGCGAGGGCCAGCAACTGGCCTGGGTCCGCGCCAACAAGCTGCGCGATTACCCGATGCCGCCTGCAGACATTCCGCTGATCCCGCATCTGATCGATTTGCTGATGTAG